The following is a genomic window from Patescibacteria group bacterium.
ATACTTTTTATATTTTGTTTCTGGAATTACAATCCCAATTGCACTTCTAGCTTTGTATAATACCTACTATTTTGGTTTGCCATGGGTAACCGGTTACGGATGCGAATCATATATCAATACCGGGGTACAATGTGCGGAGGGTTATTATAACCCGCTGTTCGAAGGTTTAGGAGGGCTTCTGATCAGCCCTAGCCGAGGACTGTTTATCTATACTCCATTTCTCTTGTTTAGCGTCTGGGGTGCTGTAGTTATCTGGAGAAAAAAAAATCACCTCGATGAATATTCTTTATTACTGCGTTATTTATTGTTTGGTGTTGTAATCTATTTATTAATAACGAGTAAATGGATGGCGTGGTTCGGCGGTACGACCTATGGACCTAGAATGCTAGTGGATATAGCCCCGATCTTAATGTTAATGTTTATACCAATAGTACGAAACGGTTTATTTAAAAATAAATTATTGTTAATCTTACTTGTTTTATTGGGAAGTTTTTCTGTTTTGGTCCAGTTTGTCGGGGTTATTTATTGTGATTATTCATGGAATTATCTTTATCAACCGTTAGATGACAGTCATGCGTGGTTATGGGACTGGAAACATGGCCAATTATTTTATTATTTGGGTAAACTTTTCTAAACTATGGCTAAACAAAGTGTTACAAGGGGAAGTGGGATATTGGAAGGCGTACTTTCACAGGCAAGAACAAAACACGCCAACGGTTTAATTTCAGTGGAAAAAAGAAGTGGTAGAATTCTTGATATTGGCTGTGGCAGTTTCCCCTATTTTCTTACTCATACCGAATTTTCAGAAAAATATGGTATTGAACAACTGGAAATTAGTCAGGCAGAAAACATTATTCGAGATGGGATTACGATTACTAATGCAAATTTAGAAAAAGATTTCCGATTACCGTTTTCATCAAATTATTTTGATGTTGTAACTATGCTGGCGGTTTTTGAACACATTGAACCCGGCCAAT
Proteins encoded in this region:
- a CDS encoding class I SAM-dependent methyltransferase, producing MAKQSVTRGSGILEGVLSQARTKHANGLISVEKRSGRILDIGCGSFPYFLTHTEFSEKYGIEQLEISQAENIIRDGITITNANLEKDFRLPFSSNYFDVVTMLAVFEHIEPGQLIKVISEIHRVLKPEGEYILTTPPKWTNELLKVLSLIKLVSKEEIEEHKKIYSPKEIRNILIQKGFNQTQIQTGYFELRMNIWAKAKK